From the genome of Candidatus Ancaeobacter aquaticus, one region includes:
- a CDS encoding sodium/glutamate symporter encodes MCYYTFMTIVISFACLCLLLALGKFLRVKVGLFQRLFLPASVIGGILGLILLHTVKNYIPASCTAGWSFLPGFLINIVFATLFLGVTLPSVRYIWKEAGPQLVYGQIVAWGQYAVALFISIAVLAPLFLVPKYFGVIVPVGFEGGHGTAAGLKPTFDLLKWTVGDDYCLAAATFGITTAIIIGIILINWAVRKKYVCGTKELNESEKKGIYNIDERPIAGRQTTTPSSMDSLALHIAIVGIAIFVGFVLKVGLVLIGSLFLTPIQNEFFKAFPLFPLCMMGGIIVQIFISKIIKIDIIDHGLMERISSTALDFLVVAAISIISLPLIMKGLIPLILVVVAGIGWNLFCILVLAKRMLPDAWFERGIVEMGQSMGVTATGLLLLRIVDPEHKTPAYTAFGCKQLLHEPFMGGGLWTSIAIPLAIIHGSYLVLAISIVALIVWFVLWSVLFRKQLRGQNI; translated from the coding sequence ATGTGTTATTATACATTCATGACTATTGTTATATCATTTGCGTGTCTCTGTTTATTGTTAGCACTCGGAAAATTTCTTCGGGTAAAAGTTGGATTATTTCAACGTTTGTTTCTTCCCGCTTCTGTCATAGGCGGTATTCTAGGACTTATACTGCTACACACTGTTAAAAACTATATCCCTGCTTCCTGTACCGCCGGATGGAGTTTTTTACCAGGATTTCTTATCAATATCGTTTTTGCGACACTGTTTTTAGGTGTGACACTCCCCTCGGTTCGCTATATATGGAAAGAAGCCGGACCACAGCTTGTGTATGGACAAATCGTTGCGTGGGGACAGTATGCCGTTGCACTTTTTATCTCTATAGCTGTCCTCGCACCACTTTTTCTAGTCCCAAAATATTTCGGCGTCATTGTCCCCGTAGGATTTGAAGGCGGACATGGTACCGCAGCAGGTTTAAAACCAACGTTTGATCTCCTGAAATGGACTGTTGGAGATGATTATTGCCTCGCGGCGGCGACATTTGGTATTACAACCGCTATCATAATCGGTATCATTCTCATTAACTGGGCAGTAAGAAAAAAATATGTATGCGGCACAAAAGAGCTTAATGAAAGTGAGAAAAAAGGGATCTATAATATTGATGAACGTCCTATCGCCGGTCGACAAACAACAACACCGAGCTCGATGGATAGCTTAGCACTCCATATCGCTATTGTCGGTATCGCTATTTTTGTTGGTTTTGTCCTTAAGGTAGGTCTCGTTCTTATCGGTTCTCTGTTCCTTACACCTATACAGAACGAATTTTTTAAGGCGTTTCCTCTGTTCCCGCTCTGTATGATGGGGGGAATCATTGTTCAGATATTTATTTCAAAGATTATCAAGATCGATATTATCGATCACGGGCTGATGGAACGCATATCATCGACTGCACTCGATTTTCTTGTTGTTGCCGCAATATCGATTATTTCTCTCCCACTTATAATGAAAGGGTTGATACCTCTTATACTTGTTGTTGTTGCGGGTATCGGCTGGAACCTTTTTTGCATACTCGTTCTCGCAAAAAGAATGCTTCCTGACGCATGGTTTGAAAGAGGCATAGTCGAAATGGGACAATCTATGGGTGTTACCGCAACAGGATTACTTCTACTGCGCATTGTTGATCCCGAACACAAAACACCGGCGTATACTGCATTTGGGTGCAAACAACTTCTGCACGAACCGTTTATGGGTGGCGGCTTGTGGACATCTATCGCTATACCGCTTGCGATCATTCATGGCTCGTATCTTGTATTAGCAATAAGCATTGTCGCACTTATCGTTTGGTTTGTTTTGTGGAGTGTGCTTTTTCGGAAACAATTAAGGGGACAGAATATTTAA
- a CDS encoding glucoamylase family protein, with the protein MRVIKHIICAVILVYIFCVTTSCVSNPAQSDSEYTSVPNHTATDTDSLLDTIQHRAFDFFWNEANTSNGLVKDRANNFKRDDYQISSIASVGFGLAALPVAVERGWVSRDKALKRATNTLRFFAREAEHKKGFFYHFLGMTSGKRVSDTEISSIDTAILLAGAVTAREYFKDPKITEYVKEIYDRIDFQWMMNKGKTFSMGWKPASGFIKERWSDYNEGILLVLLAIGADGNAISSQSWNDIFRKKGVYKGITIIQSPPLFTHQYPQLFFDLRDKHDEYADYFKNSVNVTKCNYFFCMNHAQQYKTFEKGYWGLTACDGPLGYKAYGAKPGAAVYDGTVAPTAALTSIMFTPELSIKFMKKLYVHEKGWLWGRYGFVDAFNLDSHWKSPDVIGIDQGAILLGIENYRTGLIWKLFSQSPESIRALEKIGFKPGTKEITLPVPPEYTAVEKNEVFSWDGVQQIDLSSRRLREVGEIDKEGDLYASIQFAWDSTYLYFKIMVRDDSLVTKNDGDKIYNDDCLELFVNPEGGSLEWGNVKDFQIGFSPDGMLEKVKVWSWFQNQDPTENDNIVTDIIQSDDGYSIDGKVTWKYLGIIPKKGKTIRLSPAFHDSDNDNTQSKYNWYFFPVGEGYELGRITLE; encoded by the coding sequence ATGAGAGTGATAAAACATATTATATGTGCTGTTATTTTAGTATACATTTTTTGTGTAACGACATCTTGCGTGAGCAATCCCGCTCAGAGCGATTCAGAATACACATCTGTCCCTAATCATACCGCTACTGATACTGATTCTTTGCTCGATACGATCCAGCACCGCGCGTTTGATTTCTTCTGGAATGAAGCTAATACATCTAACGGGCTTGTAAAGGATCGTGCGAACAATTTTAAGCGTGATGATTATCAGATTTCCAGTATTGCTTCTGTAGGTTTTGGTCTTGCAGCACTTCCCGTTGCGGTTGAACGCGGGTGGGTAAGTAGGGATAAGGCACTTAAACGTGCCACTAACACCCTGCGTTTTTTTGCTCGTGAAGCCGAGCATAAAAAAGGTTTTTTCTATCATTTTCTTGGTATGACCTCTGGAAAACGTGTCTCAGATACCGAAATATCATCTATTGATACAGCGATCTTACTAGCAGGTGCCGTTACTGCTCGTGAATACTTCAAAGATCCAAAAATAACTGAGTATGTAAAAGAGATTTATGACCGTATAGATTTTCAGTGGATGATGAATAAGGGTAAAACGTTTAGTATGGGATGGAAACCGGCGTCTGGTTTTATAAAAGAGCGCTGGTCCGATTATAATGAAGGGATACTTTTAGTTCTTCTTGCGATAGGTGCCGATGGAAATGCGATATCAAGTCAGTCATGGAACGATATTTTTAGAAAAAAAGGTGTTTATAAAGGTATAACGATTATACAGTCACCGCCGCTTTTCACGCATCAGTATCCGCAGTTGTTTTTTGATCTGCGTGACAAACATGATGAGTATGCCGACTATTTTAAGAATTCGGTTAATGTAACAAAGTGTAATTATTTTTTCTGCATGAATCATGCCCAGCAATATAAAACGTTTGAAAAAGGTTACTGGGGGTTAACTGCCTGTGATGGACCTCTCGGATATAAAGCCTATGGCGCAAAACCCGGAGCGGCGGTATACGACGGAACAGTAGCGCCAACGGCAGCTCTTACTTCGATTATGTTTACGCCTGAGCTTTCAATTAAGTTTATGAAGAAACTGTATGTACATGAAAAAGGATGGTTGTGGGGAAGGTACGGATTTGTAGACGCGTTTAATCTTGATTCGCATTGGAAAAGTCCTGATGTTATCGGGATCGATCAGGGAGCGATCCTGCTCGGAATCGAAAATTACCGTACGGGTCTTATCTGGAAACTATTTTCTCAGTCACCGGAATCGATACGTGCTCTTGAAAAGATCGGGTTTAAGCCGGGAACCAAAGAAATTACTTTACCTGTACCTCCTGAATATACGGCAGTTGAGAAAAACGAAGTTTTTTCATGGGATGGTGTTCAACAGATCGATTTGAGCAGTAGGCGTTTACGTGAGGTGGGTGAGATTGATAAGGAGGGTGATCTGTACGCTTCGATACAGTTTGCATGGGACAGTACGTATCTTTACTTTAAAATTATGGTTAGGGATGATTCTCTCGTCACCAAAAATGACGGAGACAAAATTTATAATGATGATTGCTTAGAATTGTTTGTTAACCCTGAAGGTGGCTCCCTGGAATGGGGTAATGTGAAGGATTTTCAAATAGGGTTCAGTCCGGATGGTATGTTAGAAAAAGTAAAGGTGTGGTCGTGGTTTCAAAATCAGGATCCAACGGAAAACGATAATATCGTAACAGATATCATCCAGTCAGATGATGGATATAGCATTGATGGAAAAGTTACCTGGAAATATCTGGGCATTATCCCTAAAAAAGGCAAGACTATACGTCTTTCACCCGCGTTTCATGACAGTGACAATGATAACACTCAAAGTAAGTATAACTGGTATTTCTTTCCTGTAGGGGAAGGGTACGAACTGGGCCGTATTACACTCGAATAA
- a CDS encoding Rrf2 family transcriptional regulator: MKLINRDTDYAIRALLYMAQKPERLVSVQELVDEAGVPKAFLRRILQQLGKAGILKSIKGKGGGFTLAVSARRIRLSKVIEILQGKVSFNKCVLKKKICPNKKTCPLRKKILKIEKNVVEELQAVTIASLIEGD, encoded by the coding sequence ATGAAACTAATAAATCGTGATACAGATTATGCAATACGCGCTTTGCTTTACATGGCACAGAAACCCGAGAGACTTGTCTCAGTTCAGGAGCTTGTTGATGAGGCTGGTGTTCCTAAAGCATTTTTAAGGAGAATCCTTCAGCAGTTAGGTAAAGCAGGTATTTTAAAATCCATAAAGGGCAAAGGCGGCGGTTTTACTTTGGCTGTATCTGCGAGGCGGATACGTCTTTCAAAAGTGATCGAAATATTACAGGGGAAAGTTTCTTTTAATAAATGTGTTTTAAAGAAAAAAATCTGTCCTAATAAAAAGACATGTCCATTACGTAAAAAGATACTCAAAATTGAAAAGAATGTTGTCGAAGAATTACAGGCTGTAACGATAGCATCACTAATTGAAGGGGATTAA
- a CDS encoding 4Fe-4S binding protein, with amino-acid sequence MKRKIIRIDEEKCNGCAQCAKGCPEGAIQMINGKAKLVSEIYCDGLGACIGDCPVDAITIEEREADQYSERKTMENIAAQGNDVIKAHLKHLKDHGETVYFNEAVTYLEEKGIDVPEYENKNSGHSACPGIKTMEFDPQARSKSDAPVSTHSELTQWPIQLHLINSNAPYFQNAELLVAADCVAFSYGNFHQKFLKGKKLIMFCPKLDSGIDSYIEKLTEIFKNNEIKSITIAHMEVPCCSGTIKVVEEALKRSGKNVIIKEYNVSLKGEII; translated from the coding sequence ATGAAAAGAAAAATTATTCGGATCGATGAAGAAAAATGTAACGGATGCGCCCAATGTGCTAAGGGCTGTCCTGAAGGTGCTATTCAGATGATTAATGGCAAAGCAAAGCTTGTCAGTGAAATATATTGTGACGGATTAGGTGCCTGTATAGGTGATTGTCCGGTAGATGCTATTACTATAGAGGAGCGTGAAGCCGACCAGTATAGTGAACGTAAAACAATGGAAAATATTGCGGCTCAAGGAAATGATGTCATAAAAGCCCACCTAAAACATCTTAAAGATCATGGTGAGACGGTCTATTTCAACGAAGCTGTTACCTATTTAGAAGAGAAAGGAATAGATGTGCCTGAATATGAAAACAAAAATTCCGGTCATAGCGCATGTCCTGGGATTAAGACCATGGAATTTGATCCTCAAGCTCGGTCAAAGTCTGATGCGCCTGTCTCTACTCATTCTGAATTGACCCAGTGGCCAATACAGTTGCATTTGATTAATTCTAACGCGCCATATTTTCAGAATGCAGAGCTATTAGTTGCAGCTGACTGTGTAGCTTTTTCATATGGTAATTTCCATCAGAAATTTTTGAAGGGCAAAAAGCTTATAATGTTTTGCCCAAAACTTGATAGTGGTATTGATAGCTATATAGAGAAACTCACTGAGATCTTTAAAAACAATGAGATTAAATCTATAACGATTGCACATATGGAAGTGCCGTGTTGTTCCGGGACAATCAAGGTTGTTGAAGAAGCGCTAAAACGATCCGGTAAAAATGTTATTATAAAGGAATATAATGTATCATTAAAAGGTGAAATAATCTAA